One window from the genome of Anaerolineales bacterium encodes:
- a CDS encoding glycosyltransferase family 39 protein: MSITETTKNYNPTHHRFFTQSKILYGAVLLFLFGIGLGLRLVDITDAPLDFHPWRQLRAASITRGIYYAALPDADPETRQAAISLGSQFETLEPKVFETIVAYTYKLVGGEHLWIARLYAILFWIIGGLALFLIARRATSEDGAIVSLAFYMFAPFGFSGSRAFLPEPLMIMFILLAVYAFQRWADENTWKWALLSGILAGIAIYIKVFAVYPLAVAAVLVVLVNWGFKRAIKDPKVWAAAGIMFLIPAPYYLFGLSGSYSPGEYLSSWTLGHIQLLLQPGFYVRWMTVLHDLVNLTVLLPSLMGVCLLPQKSRALSLGMWIGYLLLGMSVPSLILSHTYYSLIIVPIIAFSLAPLGDLLLSRIAALSRSWQVFFLGVAMLSVAYPIVRERNSLVARDYRLEVRGWVQLAEELPPGKLIGITHDYNTRLNYYGWRAVAPWPNASDIEMDVLTGEVPLLDNPDWLPIFEQKTNGYDYFIVTVFNELEAQPVLRSILYDNYEIYAEDGRYILFDLNSMK, from the coding sequence GAGCATTACCGAAACCACCAAAAATTATAATCCCACACATCATCGCTTCTTCACCCAATCGAAAATTTTATACGGGGCCGTGTTGCTATTTCTCTTCGGGATCGGATTGGGTTTGCGCCTCGTCGACATCACGGATGCACCCCTCGATTTCCACCCATGGCGCCAGCTACGCGCCGCATCGATCACTCGCGGCATATACTACGCCGCGCTGCCAGACGCCGATCCCGAAACCCGGCAGGCGGCCATCTCGCTGGGAAGCCAGTTCGAAACGCTCGAGCCAAAGGTCTTCGAGACCATCGTCGCCTATACCTACAAACTGGTCGGCGGTGAGCATTTATGGATCGCCCGGCTGTACGCAATTCTGTTCTGGATCATCGGTGGATTGGCGCTCTTTCTCATTGCCCGCCGCGCAACATCGGAGGACGGCGCAATCGTAAGCCTGGCATTTTACATGTTCGCCCCTTTCGGCTTCAGCGGAAGCCGCGCCTTCCTGCCGGAGCCGTTGATGATCATGTTCATCTTGCTTGCGGTTTACGCATTTCAACGCTGGGCCGACGAAAACACGTGGAAGTGGGCCCTACTTTCCGGAATTCTGGCCGGCATCGCAATCTACATCAAAGTCTTCGCCGTATACCCACTTGCCGTGGCGGCCGTCCTGGTCGTGCTCGTCAATTGGGGATTCAAACGAGCCATAAAAGATCCGAAAGTATGGGCGGCGGCCGGTATCATGTTCCTCATCCCCGCGCCGTATTACCTGTTTGGACTTTCCGGATCGTACTCCCCTGGAGAATATCTGAGCAGTTGGACGCTCGGGCACATCCAACTTTTACTTCAACCGGGCTTTTACGTACGCTGGATGACGGTGCTCCACGACCTGGTCAATCTCACCGTGCTCTTGCCCAGTTTGATGGGCGTTTGCCTGCTCCCCCAAAAATCGAGAGCGCTGTCTCTCGGCATGTGGATCGGTTATCTCCTGCTGGGAATGTCCGTTCCTTCCCTGATACTCTCCCACACGTACTACAGCCTCATCATAGTTCCGATCATCGCCTTTTCTCTGGCGCCGTTGGGAGATTTACTGCTGTCGAGGATCGCCGCCCTGTCCAGATCATGGCAAGTCTTCTTCCTTGGAGTCGCCATGCTCAGCGTGGCGTACCCCATCGTGCGTGAACGGAATTCTCTTGTAGCCCGGGATTACAGATTGGAAGTTCGAGGCTGGGTACAACTCGCCGAAGAGCTGCCGCCCGGGAAGTTAATCGGCATCACCCACGATTACAACACCCGCCTGAATTACTACGGATGGCGTGCCGTTGCCCCCTGGCCCAACGCATCGGACATCGAAATGGACGTCCTCACCGGAGAGGTCCCGCTTCTCGACAATCCGGATTGGCTGCCGATCTTCGAGCAAAAAACAAATGGCTATGATTATTTCATCGTTACCGTATTCAACGAATTGGAAGCGCAACCGGTGCTGCGTTCGATTCTCTATGATAACTACGAGATATATGCCGAAGATGGCCGCTATATCCTCTTCGATCTCAATTCTATGAAATAG